Proteins co-encoded in one Amia ocellicauda isolate fAmiCal2 chromosome 11, fAmiCal2.hap1, whole genome shotgun sequence genomic window:
- the smim12 gene encoding small integral membrane protein 12, translating to MWPIVWTAMRTYAPYITFPVALVVGAVGYNLEWLIRGTPPPAPEEKGILEQREDRKLEELSGRDLTQVTSLKERLEFTPRAVLNRNRPEKS from the coding sequence ATGTGGCCTATAGTGTGGACAGCCATGCGGACCTATGCGCCGTACATCACCTTCCCGGTAGCTTTGGTGGTGGGAGCCGTGGGGTACAACCTGGAATGGTTAATCCGGGGCACGCCGCCCCCAGCGCCGGAGGAGAAGGGTATCCTGGAGCAGCGAGAGGACCGAAAGTTGGAGGAGCTGAGTGGCCGAGACCTCACTCAGGTCACCAGCCTCAAGGAGCGCCTGGAATTCACCCCCAGAGCGGTGCTGAACCGCAACCGGCCCGAGAAGAGCTAG
- the gja4 gene encoding gap junction alpha-4 protein yields the protein MSKADWTFLEHFLEEGQEYSTTVGKVWLTVLFLFRVLVLGTAAESAWDDEQSDFTCNTLQPGCESVCYDLSFPISHFRFFVLQVIFVSAPSIFYFGYVAIRASHDRKKELQQEQGQEQGQEPSGVAVQQEEEKAEKGQHKCSQGGKVVLESPKLKGTLLAAYALSIILKVMLEIGFMLGMWYLYGFTIAARQVCHRFPCPQMVDCFVSRPTEKTIFTIYMQVIAAVSVILNIVELFYLLHLAITHKLQKKYQFKEERLMGIAMTSKVCSPAEPCPSYPEKSYLYLPLRNNHSDNQPFHEPCNNYGLLQTGSVDWPAKADPIPDPLSNYSCVGAVMPSPHRSSKSSEKRSRSKSSKSDRSNKGHYI from the coding sequence ATGTCCAAGGCGGACTGGACTTTCCTGGAGCACTTCCTGGAGGAGGGACAGGAGTACTCGACCACCGTGGGGAAGGTGTGGCTGACCGTGCTGTTTCTGTTCCGCGTACTGGTGCTGGGCACGGCAGCCGAATCGGCCTGGGATGATGAACAATCCGACTTCACGTGCAACACCCTGCAGCCGGGTTGTGAGTCCGTCTGCTACGACCTCTCCTTCCCAATCTCCCACTTCCGCTTCTTTGTGCTGCAGGTCATCTTCGTCTCTGCGCCCAGCATTTTCTACTTTGGCTATGTGGCCATCCGTGCCAGCCACGACAGAAAGAAAGAGCTGCAGCAGGAACAAGGGCAGGAGCAGGGGCAAGAGCCAAGTGGTGTGGCAGTACAGCAGGAGGAAGAAAAAGCAGAAAAGGGGCAGCACAAATGCAGCCAAGGGGGAAAGGTGGTTCTGGAGTCCCCCAAGCTGAAGGGCACTTTGCTTGCTGCGTATGCTTTGAgcatcattttaaaagtcatgCTAGAGATTGGGTTTATGTTGGGAATGTGGTACTTATACGGCTTTACTATTGCTGCGCGCCAAGTGTGCCACCGGTTCCCCTGCCCCCAAATGGTGGACTGCTTTGTCTCGCGTCCCACCGAGAAGACAATTTTCACCATCTACATGCAGGTGATTGCAGCAGTTTCTGTGATCCTGAACATAGTGGAGCTGTTCTACCTACTGCACTTGGCCATCACACATAAACTACAGAAAAAATACCAGTTTAAGGAGGAGAGACTGATGGGCATAGCCATGACATCCAAGGTGTGCTCCCCAGCAGAACCCTGCCCCTCCTACCCAGAGAAGAGTTACCTATATTTGCCCTTGAGAAATAATCATTCTGACAACCAACCCTTTCATGAACCATGCAACAACTATGGACTGCTGCAGACTGGGTCTGTAGACTGGCCAGCCAAAGCAGACCCCATCCCAGATCCTCTCTCTAACTACAGCTGTGTCGGGGCAGTGATGCCATCTCCCCATAGATCTTCCAAGTCCTCAGAGAAGAGGTCTAGAAGCAAGAGCTCCAAAAGTGACAGGTCAAATAAGGGTCACTACATCTAA
- the gjb9b gene encoding gap junction protein beta 9b, whose product MNWSSLEGLLSGVNQYSTAFGRVWLSMVFVFRLLVFVVAAQRVWGDESKDFECNTRQPGCTNVCYDSIFPISHVRLWALQLIFITCPSLMVVAHVKYREEKDKKHAARNQGSHLYSNPGKKRGGLWWTYLLSLIFKASFDAAFLYILYYIYEGYDMPLLSKCNLSPCPNTVDCFISRPTEKKIFTLFMVVTSAICIFMCICEMIYLIGKRCQKTMIIRNEMERKRIAESLTFISTNRKQSRLDPTATNPGVQNNCNLKAEEAAATNSTTVI is encoded by the coding sequence ATGAACTGGTCCTCACTGGAGGGGCTGCTGAGCGGAGTCAACCAGTACTCCACAGCGTTCGGTCGTGTCTGGCTCTCCATGGTGTTCGTGTTCCGGCTGCTGGTGTTCGTGGTAGCAGCACAGCGCGTTTGGGGCGACGAGAGCAAAGACTTTGAGTGCAACACCCGCCAGCCGGGCTGCACCAACGTCTGCTATGACAGCATCTTCCCCATCTCCCACGTCCGCCTGTGGGCCCTGCAACTCATTTTCATCACCTGCCCCTCGCTGATGGTGGTGGCCCATGTCAAGTACCGTGAGGAGAAGGACAAGAAGCATGCGGCCAGAAACCAGGGCTCCCACCTCTACTCCAACCCGGGGAAGAAGCGGGGTGGGCTGTGGTGGACTTACCTCTTAAGTTTGATATTCAAAGCCAGCTTTGACGCGGCCTTTCTCTACATCCTCTACTACATCTATGAGGGCTATGACATGCCTCTGCTCTCCAAGTGCAACCTGTCACCCTGTCCCAACACAGTGGACTGCTTCATTTCCCGGCCCACAGAGAAGAAGATTTTCACCCTGTTTATGGTGGTCACCTCAGCTATCTGCATCTTCATGTGCATCTGCGAGATGATCTACCTCATTGGCAAACGCTGCCAGAAGACCATGATCATCCGTAATGAGATGGAGAGGAAGAGGATTGCTGAGTCCCTCACTTTCATCAGCACCAACAGAAAACAGAGCAGGCTGGACCCCACAGCCACAAACCCTGGGGTGCAGAACAATTGCAACCTGAAGGCAGAGGAGGCTGCAGCCACTAACAGCACCACAGTGATATAA
- the pef1 gene encoding peflin — translation MSFHYGQSYRGPAGGGYFPGGQPPPGGPYGGGAHPGGPGGQYGGTAPPPQQGGQYGGSAPPGSMPYGGAAPPPGSHYSGGPAPGAPYGSYGAPGSGGQYGGGGGGGAAPGAPYGGAAPGGGHFGGQAPGAPYGGYGQQQGGPYGQQAPAGNIPPGVDPEAFQWFQTVDTDHSGSITLKELKQALVNSNWSAFNDETCMMMLNMFDKTKTGRIDLFGFSALWGFLQQWKALFQQFDRDRSGSISASELHQAFGQMGYNISPQLTQTLVSRFGTRGSQGNIQLDRFIQVCTQLQSMTQVFREKDAGMTGNVRMNYEDFLSSTIMRLM, via the exons ATGAGTTTTCATTACGGCCAG AGTTATCGAGGACCGGCAGGAGGGGGTTACttccctggaggtcagcctccCCCTGGGGGTCCGTATGGAGGGGGTGCGCATCCAGGCGGTCCAGGGGGGCAGTATGGTGGGACGGCCCCTCCACCACAGCAGGGCGGTCAATATGGGGGATCTGCTCCCCCGGGCAGTATGCCCTACGGGGGGGCCGCACCGCCACCTGGCAGCCACTATTCTGGGGGTCCAGCTCCAGGTGCCCCCTATGGCTCATACGGTGCCCCAGGCTCTGGAGGGCAAtatggaggaggaggtggagggggaGCCGCCCCAGGAGCTCCCTATGGAGGAGCGGCACCGGGAGGGGGACACTTTGGAGGGCAGGCACCTGGCGCACCCTATGGGGGATACGGTCAACAACAAGGCGGACCATATGGGCAGCAAGCTCCCGCAG GTAACATCCCACCCGGAGTGGATCCAGAGGCATTCCAGTGGTTCCAGACTGTGGACACTGACCACAGTGGCTCCATCACACTGAAGGAGCTCAAACAGGCGCTGGTGAACTCCAACTGGTCAGCCTTCAATGACGAGACCTGTATGATGATGTTAA ACATGTTTGACAAGACCAAGACGGGGAGGATTGACCTGTTTGGCTTCTCCGCGCTCTGGGGTTTTCTGCAGCAGTGGAAGGCCCTGTTCCAGCAGTTTGACCGCGATCGCTCAGGAAGCATCAGCGCCAGTGAGCTGCACCAGG CCTTTGgccagatgggctacaacatcAGCCCTCAGTTAACGCAGACACTGGTCTCTCGATTCGGCACCAGGGGGAGCCAGGGGAACATCCAGCTGGACCGCTTCATCCAGGTGTGCACGCAGCTGCAGAGCATGACCCAGGTGTTCCGCGAGAAGGACGCGGGCATGACGGGGAACGTGCGCATGAACTATGAAGACTTCCTGTCCAGCACCATCATGAGGCTCATGTGA